A section of the Elizabethkingia anophelis R26 genome encodes:
- a CDS encoding IS110 family transposase, which produces MSNLEKKVIGVDVSSTILVMSFLDDENHSTIITINNSTTCIEKSLKRWDKHQFKIVVEATGSYSSKILYYAYSMGFEVYQVSGLSIKKFSEVKHHISKTDEQDAVLIRNFGEVMKMDPYEPKKENIEFLEQELNLWQDLEQEKARYTLKLKSLCQKPILNKSVIKHYETIIKRINKDIENLQKRLPSLEDKEFKENKDLLTSINGIGKKTALLLLASTNNFKNFKHSKALCKYFGVVPKMYHSGNKKISIGKCRTSKGFIRSILYVCSWSAIRFNKQCKALYERILEKKKCKKVALIAVCNKLLRQAFGIINSKIQYQHNY; this is translated from the coding sequence ATGTCAAATTTAGAAAAAAAAGTAATCGGAGTAGATGTGAGCTCTACGATTTTAGTGATGAGTTTTTTAGATGATGAGAATCATTCGACTATCATCACAATTAATAACAGTACAACATGTATTGAGAAGAGTCTGAAAAGATGGGATAAACATCAATTTAAAATTGTAGTGGAAGCCACAGGATCTTACAGTAGTAAAATTTTATATTATGCCTATTCTATGGGATTTGAGGTTTACCAAGTGAGTGGACTATCTATAAAAAAGTTTTCAGAAGTAAAACATCACATCAGTAAAACAGATGAGCAGGATGCTGTGTTAATAAGGAACTTTGGAGAAGTTATGAAAATGGATCCTTATGAACCGAAGAAAGAAAATATTGAGTTTTTGGAGCAGGAGCTCAACCTATGGCAGGATTTAGAACAGGAAAAGGCAAGATATACATTGAAACTAAAATCACTTTGTCAAAAGCCGATCCTTAATAAATCAGTTATAAAACACTACGAAACAATTATTAAAAGGATTAATAAAGATATTGAAAACCTTCAGAAAAGGCTTCCAAGTCTGGAAGACAAAGAATTTAAAGAAAATAAAGATTTATTAACCAGTATAAATGGAATTGGGAAGAAGACAGCTTTATTATTACTTGCTTCAACCAATAACTTTAAGAATTTCAAACATTCAAAAGCACTTTGCAAATATTTTGGAGTTGTCCCTAAAATGTATCATTCCGGGAATAAGAAAATATCAATTGGTAAATGTAGAACCAGTAAAGGGTTTATAAGGAGTATTTTATATGTCTGTTCCTGGAGTGCAATTCGTTTTAACAAACAATGCAAAGCGCTTTATGAAAGAATTCTGGAAAAGAAAAAATGTAAAAAAGTGGCATTAATTGCTGTTTGTAATAAGTTGTTAAGACAGGCTTTTGGAATTATAAATAGTAAAATACAATATCAACACAATTATTAA
- a CDS encoding NAD(P)H-dependent oxidoreductase, with amino-acid sequence MKRIAIINGHPYAASFNAGLAKAYKEGALQSGADIQEINIADLDFNPNLENGYSKRTELEPDLLKAWKIIQWAEHLVWIHPVWWGGLPAITKGFIDRLFLPGMAYKYRENSILWDKLLKGKTARIITTLDQPGWYYRLMYGRPSVNQLRKSILQFCGISPVKVTYIGIIRNSPEANRKKWLQQVKRMGLDLK; translated from the coding sequence ATGAAACGCATCGCAATTATCAACGGACATCCCTATGCAGCATCTTTTAACGCAGGTTTGGCAAAAGCCTATAAAGAAGGAGCCTTGCAATCGGGAGCTGATATACAGGAAATAAACATTGCTGATCTTGACTTTAATCCTAATCTGGAAAATGGTTACAGTAAAAGAACAGAGCTGGAACCCGATCTTTTAAAGGCATGGAAAATTATTCAGTGGGCAGAGCATTTGGTATGGATACATCCGGTATGGTGGGGAGGCCTGCCTGCAATCACCAAAGGTTTTATCGATCGCTTATTCCTTCCGGGAATGGCTTATAAATACCGTGAAAATTCTATTCTATGGGATAAACTCCTAAAAGGTAAGACAGCCCGTATTATCACAACACTCGATCAGCCAGGCTGGTATTACAGGCTTATGTACGGAAGACCAAGTGTAAACCAACTTCGGAAATCTATTTTACAATTTTGTGGTATATCTCCGGTAAAAGTTACCTATATCGGAATTATCCGAAACTCTCCTGAAGCCAATCGAAAAAAATGGCTGCAGCAAGTAAAAAGAATGGGTTTAGATTTGAAATAA
- a CDS encoding Crp/Fnr family transcriptional regulator: protein MITAYFNSFGIFSAEEIASTVQLFESRLLNKGDFFVREHEKNSEVAFIQSGIFRSFYTSADGNDTTYCFRFPQDMLAAYSSFITSNPSTESMQAITPAKLLVIQKSTIDELEAQNPKWTMFLKLIAEQQYLELENRVFQLQKETALQRYTSLLNNHPEFVQEIPLQYLASYLGITQRHLSRIRKQISF, encoded by the coding sequence GTGATTACAGCCTATTTTAACAGCTTCGGTATATTTAGCGCAGAAGAAATTGCTTCCACAGTTCAGCTCTTTGAATCCAGATTGCTGAATAAGGGTGATTTTTTTGTACGGGAACACGAGAAGAACAGTGAAGTTGCTTTTATACAATCCGGAATATTCAGATCTTTTTATACCTCTGCTGATGGCAATGACACAACATATTGCTTCCGGTTTCCACAGGATATGCTGGCGGCCTATTCTTCTTTTATAACCAGTAATCCCAGTACTGAAAGTATGCAGGCTATTACTCCGGCAAAATTACTGGTTATACAAAAAAGTACAATAGACGAACTGGAAGCCCAAAACCCTAAATGGACAATGTTTCTGAAACTTATAGCTGAGCAACAATACCTGGAACTCGAAAACCGGGTATTTCAACTTCAGAAAGAAACCGCATTGCAACGCTATACTTCTTTATTGAATAATCATCCGGAGTTTGTACAAGAGATTCCCTTACAATATCTCGCATCTTATCTGGGCATTACCCAGCGCCACCTGAGCCGCATCAGAAAGCAGATTTCTTTTTAG
- a CDS encoding alpha/beta hydrolase, with protein sequence MALTRCKTFFMVVALTIASPLFSQNNTKPLVFGNSEVFHSDILKEDRNINIYLPEEFNPADATKYPVIYILDGGVEEDFFHIAGIVRYNTQPWVERFPRSIVVGIENTNRRRDFTYAVPDLNFLEKEGFKKESFPQYGGSEKYISFLKNELQPYIEKKYKANNNRTIIGESLAGLMSTEILLKEPEMFNQYIIISPSMWWGGEKLLKEADSLLKARLKTTKNVYIGAPNKEEDVRMYNEAETLYKILKSNKNIKVSFDYMPDELHSTAIHQGVYNGFKKLYPKSAYSK encoded by the coding sequence ATGGCACTTACACGCTGCAAGACTTTTTTCATGGTGGTAGCTCTGACTATCGCTTCTCCCCTGTTTTCACAAAACAATACAAAACCGCTTGTATTCGGTAATAGTGAAGTTTTTCATTCCGATATATTGAAAGAAGACCGAAATATCAATATTTATCTTCCTGAAGAGTTTAACCCGGCTGATGCCACAAAATATCCGGTAATCTACATTCTGGACGGCGGCGTGGAAGAAGATTTTTTCCATATTGCAGGAATTGTACGCTATAATACACAACCATGGGTTGAGCGATTTCCAAGGTCTATTGTTGTCGGTATAGAGAATACCAACAGAAGAAGAGACTTTACTTACGCAGTTCCTGATCTTAACTTTCTGGAGAAAGAAGGCTTTAAAAAGGAGAGTTTTCCGCAGTATGGTGGTTCTGAAAAGTACATCAGCTTTCTGAAAAACGAACTTCAGCCTTATATTGAGAAAAAATACAAAGCCAACAATAACAGAACAATTATTGGTGAGTCTTTGGCCGGATTGATGTCAACTGAAATATTGCTGAAAGAACCGGAAATGTTTAATCAGTACATCATCATTAGTCCAAGTATGTGGTGGGGTGGTGAAAAATTATTAAAAGAAGCGGACAGTCTTTTGAAAGCACGATTAAAAACGACAAAGAATGTTTATATCGGCGCTCCAAACAAAGAGGAAGATGTAAGGATGTATAATGAAGCTGAGACTCTTTATAAAATACTAAAATCTAATAAAAATATAAAAGTAAGTTTTGATTACATGCCGGATGAATTACACTCCACGGCAATACACCAAGGGGTATATAATGGTTTTAAAAAGCTTTATCCAAAGTCTGCTTATTCCAAATAA
- the map gene encoding type I methionyl aminopeptidase: MSITNENELTGIQQVSEAVAYTLKKMQAYTRVGMSTKELDNYGANILESFGAKSAPLLTYNFPGYTCISVGHEFCHGIPSENRILQEGDLINIDVSAELNGYWADNGASFVIGIDLHQHQKLVNASKDILNKAISRIKGGVKISDIGYLMETEAKKRGYRVIKNLAGHGVGKSLHEQPDEILNYRNKNDQRRFRKNTVVAIETFISTTSTYAEEQNDGWTMIGNKGGYMAQHEHTILITDTKPVVLTRNNGIPY, from the coding sequence ATGTCTATCACCAACGAAAACGAACTTACCGGAATACAACAGGTGAGTGAAGCTGTTGCCTATACCCTGAAAAAGATGCAAGCCTATACCCGGGTGGGTATGTCGACTAAAGAACTGGATAACTATGGCGCAAATATTTTAGAAAGTTTTGGCGCCAAATCGGCACCACTCCTTACTTATAATTTTCCGGGATATACCTGCATTAGTGTAGGCCATGAATTTTGTCACGGTATTCCTTCGGAAAACAGAATTTTGCAGGAAGGAGATCTGATTAATATTGATGTATCTGCAGAGCTAAATGGTTATTGGGCAGATAATGGAGCTTCCTTTGTTATCGGTATTGACCTTCACCAACACCAAAAACTTGTTAATGCCTCAAAAGACATACTGAATAAAGCTATTTCCCGTATAAAAGGTGGAGTAAAGATTTCTGATATTGGTTATCTGATGGAAACTGAAGCTAAAAAAAGAGGCTATCGGGTGATAAAAAATCTGGCCGGACACGGCGTTGGCAAAAGCCTGCATGAACAACCGGATGAAATATTGAATTACCGAAACAAGAACGACCAAAGGAGGTTTAGAAAAAATACCGTAGTCGCTATTGAAACCTTTATTTCCACTACTTCTACTTATGCTGAGGAACAAAATGACGGCTGGACAATGATAGGAAATAAAGGAGGCTATATGGCCCAACATGAACACACAATCCTGATAACTGACACAAAGCCTGTTGTACTAACCAGGAATAACGGAATACCCTACTAA
- the def gene encoding peptide deformylase, with amino-acid sequence MILPIIAYGHSILKQKCSPVAENPDLHQLIKDMWETMQNANGCGLAAPQIGQTKQLFIVDSASVYQLMDAEDREHYFESEDHGIKETFINARITDYSDELWDDYEGCLSIPGLSQKVRRPWSINIEYLNADLQLQQRSFSGATARTIQHEYDHTQGILYLDHLKPLTKKLMETKLRKIKNGQTEINYPVKYLK; translated from the coding sequence ATGATCTTACCTATTATAGCATACGGGCATAGTATCCTAAAGCAAAAATGCAGTCCTGTAGCCGAAAATCCCGACCTTCATCAGCTGATTAAAGATATGTGGGAAACCATGCAAAATGCTAATGGGTGCGGACTTGCAGCTCCACAAATCGGGCAGACAAAACAATTATTTATTGTAGACAGCGCCTCCGTTTATCAACTCATGGATGCTGAAGACCGTGAGCATTACTTCGAATCTGAAGATCACGGTATTAAGGAAACATTCATCAACGCCCGGATTACTGATTATTCGGATGAATTATGGGATGATTATGAAGGCTGCCTGAGCATTCCCGGGCTTTCTCAAAAAGTAAGAAGACCCTGGAGTATAAACATAGAATACTTAAACGCCGATTTACAATTACAACAACGCAGCTTTAGCGGAGCTACAGCAAGGACTATACAGCATGAATACGATCATACCCAAGGTATTCTTTATCTGGATCATCTAAAACCTCTGACCAAAAAGCTGATGGAAACAAAGCTCCGAAAAATAAAAAACGGACAAACAGAAATTAATTATCCCGTAAAATATTTAAAATAA
- a CDS encoding Crp/Fnr family transcriptional regulator, with product MGFLKEYYEQIVELQESEWDFIASHFERKVVTKNEVITQQGETENYLSFIESGIVRFYIPEEEEANELTFNFSFDKELTCAYDSFLTRTPSQYEVQALTKTVIWQISYHNLQRVYHETKVGNYIGRLASEKLFLTKSKRELSLLKYNIKERYLNLFKEEPDVLKYIPLKYIASYIGTTPQGLSRIRRQIV from the coding sequence ATGGGTTTCTTAAAAGAATATTACGAACAAATCGTTGAACTTCAGGAATCGGAATGGGATTTTATTGCTTCACATTTCGAGCGGAAAGTCGTAACTAAAAATGAAGTTATCACCCAGCAGGGGGAAACAGAAAATTATCTGTCTTTTATAGAATCCGGTATTGTACGTTTTTATATTCCGGAAGAGGAAGAAGCTAATGAATTAACTTTTAATTTCAGTTTCGATAAAGAGCTTACGTGTGCTTACGATTCGTTTTTAACCCGCACGCCTTCTCAGTATGAAGTACAGGCGCTAACGAAAACTGTTATCTGGCAAATCTCCTATCATAATCTGCAGCGCGTATACCACGAAACAAAAGTGGGAAATTATATTGGCCGTCTGGCTTCAGAGAAATTGTTCCTGACAAAAAGCAAGCGTGAACTTTCTTTATTAAAATATAATATAAAAGAAAGATACCTGAACCTTTTTAAAGAAGAACCTGATGTACTCAAATATATACCGCTAAAATATATTGCTTCTTATATTGGTACCACTCCACAAGGTTTAAGCAGAATCCGCCGCCAGATCGTTTAA
- a CDS encoding aldo/keto reductase — translation MKDFMLNNGLSIPEIGFGTWQIPEGDVAKNAVMTALEDGYRHIDTAKIYENEKSVGNAIKASGISREEIFLTTKVWNSDRGYHETMTAFEKSLELLQTDYVDLYLIHWPAIPSQFDNWKSLNAETWRALEDLYTSGRAKAIGVCNFLVHHLEALKETAKINPMVNQIEYHPGYLQSDVVNYCKNNEILVEAWSPIGSGRLLDNELLKDIAAKYQVSVAQLCLKFCLQNDVLPLPKSVTPANIKSNLDVDHFSISEEDLKAIASMEESGFSGLNPDHVPF, via the coding sequence ATGAAAGATTTCATGCTAAACAATGGCTTGTCTATACCTGAAATAGGATTCGGAACCTGGCAAATACCTGAAGGCGATGTGGCTAAAAATGCAGTAATGACTGCGCTTGAAGATGGTTACAGACATATAGACACAGCCAAAATTTATGAAAATGAAAAAAGCGTTGGTAACGCGATAAAAGCAAGTGGAATATCCCGTGAAGAAATATTCCTGACGACGAAAGTATGGAACAGCGACAGAGGCTATCACGAAACTATGACCGCATTCGAAAAATCACTGGAACTTTTGCAGACAGATTATGTAGACTTGTATCTGATCCACTGGCCGGCTATTCCTTCACAATTCGACAACTGGAAATCACTAAATGCAGAAACATGGCGTGCTTTGGAAGATCTTTATACCTCCGGAAGAGCAAAGGCTATTGGTGTATGCAACTTCTTGGTACATCATCTGGAAGCTTTGAAAGAAACGGCTAAAATAAATCCAATGGTGAATCAGATTGAATACCATCCAGGCTATTTGCAAAGCGATGTGGTGAACTATTGTAAAAATAACGAAATATTGGTAGAAGCCTGGAGCCCTATAGGTTCAGGAAGACTTTTAGACAATGAACTTCTTAAAGATATTGCAGCAAAATATCAGGTTAGTGTAGCACAGCTATGCCTGAAATTCTGTCTGCAAAATGATGTTTTACCTCTTCCAAAATCAGTAACACCAGCTAATATTAAGAGTAATCTGGACGTGGATCACTTTAGTATATCCGAGGAAGATCTGAAAGCTATTGCTTCAATGGAAGAAAGCGGTTTCTCCGGCTTAAATCCGGATCACGTTCCTTTTTAA
- the acnA gene encoding aconitate hydratase AcnA, whose product MNTQKAKSVQELSVNGKNYHYSSLKNLSEKGVDHLPFSIRILLENVLRNYDGFSITDEHVDTLLQWTPAPVDKDIPFKPARILMQDFTGVPAVVDMASLRAEFVRQGKDGQKINPAIPVDLVIDHSVQVDYFGTDYSYDKNVTLEFDRNKERYELLKWAQKGLNNFTVVPPGMGICHQVNLEYLAKGVIDRDGWLFPDTLVGTDSHTPMVNGIGVIAWGVGGIEAEAAMLGQPIFFTCPEVVGLKLTGKIPSHCTATDMVLSITRILRDKGVVGKFVEVFGDGLDNLTVTDRATISNMSPEFGCTVTYFPIDDRTLEYMHATNRSPEQIKIVEEYCKENLLWRTGNENILYSSVVELDLNTLEPTVSGPKRPQDKILVKDLSHKFTEILKDEHHRDYEPISKRTEYAWLSDGGSGTEFTFGKVPIEGPSHSEVIQDTLHTVRIKQNNSEFVLSDGSIVIAAITSCTNTSNPAVMVGAGLLARNAIEKGLRTKPWVKTSLAPGSKVVTKYLERSGLNTDLEALRFHTVGYGCTSCIGNSGPLPPAIATAVDKGELVVASVLSGNRNFEARVHPQVKMNFLMSPMLVVAYALTGHVDIDLTTEPLQYDPNGEPVYLKDIWPTREEIQKTINECLKQGDFEEVYDVIFDGSEDWQNLEVNLDQNFEWDQNSTYIKEAPFFENISADPDPVTDIKDAQVLLYLGDSVTTDHISPAGSFKEDSAAGAYLKNNNVNKEDFNSYGSRRGNHEVMMRGTFANVRIKNKIAGKEGGFSRYFPTNEVKTVFDTAMSYEKDHTPLIILAGKEYGSGSSRDWAAKGTFLLGVRAVIAESFERIHRSNLVGMGVAPLVFTDGQNAESLGLDGTETYSISGLAENLTPHKILEVKAVHPSGKETNFKVKARLDSAIEIEYYRHQGILQYVLREYLKNN is encoded by the coding sequence ATGAATACCCAAAAAGCTAAATCGGTACAGGAGTTATCTGTAAACGGTAAAAACTACCATTACAGTTCTTTGAAAAATCTTTCGGAAAAAGGAGTAGATCACCTTCCTTTCAGTATTCGTATTCTTCTGGAGAATGTCCTGAGGAATTACGATGGTTTCAGTATAACAGACGAACATGTTGATACCCTGCTGCAATGGACTCCTGCTCCGGTAGACAAAGATATACCGTTTAAGCCTGCCAGAATCTTGATGCAGGATTTCACGGGTGTTCCTGCTGTAGTCGATATGGCTTCTCTAAGAGCTGAATTTGTACGCCAGGGTAAAGACGGACAAAAGATAAACCCTGCTATTCCTGTGGATTTGGTTATAGACCACTCGGTGCAGGTAGATTATTTTGGTACAGACTACTCTTACGATAAAAATGTTACTTTAGAATTTGACAGAAATAAAGAACGCTATGAATTGTTGAAATGGGCGCAGAAAGGTCTGAATAACTTTACAGTTGTTCCGCCGGGTATGGGCATCTGCCATCAGGTAAATCTGGAATATCTGGCCAAAGGTGTTATAGACAGAGATGGCTGGTTATTCCCTGATACTTTAGTTGGCACCGACTCACATACGCCAATGGTAAACGGGATTGGCGTTATTGCATGGGGCGTGGGCGGCATAGAAGCTGAAGCGGCTATGTTGGGACAGCCCATATTCTTTACCTGTCCTGAAGTTGTCGGATTAAAGCTAACGGGAAAAATACCATCTCATTGTACAGCCACTGATATGGTATTATCTATTACCCGCATATTAAGAGATAAAGGAGTAGTTGGAAAATTTGTAGAAGTCTTTGGAGACGGACTGGATAACCTTACCGTAACAGACCGTGCTACAATTTCTAATATGTCTCCGGAGTTTGGTTGTACTGTAACCTACTTCCCTATTGATGATCGTACACTGGAATACATGCACGCCACCAACCGCTCACCAGAGCAGATTAAAATAGTAGAGGAATACTGTAAAGAAAACCTGCTGTGGAGAACAGGAAATGAAAACATTCTGTACTCTTCTGTAGTAGAACTGGATCTGAATACACTGGAACCCACAGTTTCCGGACCTAAGCGCCCACAGGATAAAATTCTGGTAAAAGACCTCAGCCATAAATTCACTGAAATTCTGAAAGACGAGCATCACCGTGACTATGAGCCTATTTCTAAAAGAACAGAATATGCCTGGTTATCCGATGGTGGTTCGGGGACAGAATTTACTTTTGGCAAAGTCCCTATAGAAGGACCAAGTCATTCCGAAGTCATTCAGGATACCCTCCATACAGTAAGAATAAAACAAAACAACTCTGAATTTGTATTAAGTGATGGTAGTATTGTTATTGCAGCTATTACCAGTTGTACCAATACCTCTAACCCTGCTGTAATGGTAGGGGCAGGATTGCTTGCCAGAAATGCCATAGAAAAAGGTCTAAGAACCAAACCATGGGTAAAAACCTCTCTGGCACCAGGATCTAAGGTTGTAACCAAGTATCTGGAACGTTCAGGTCTGAACACAGATCTGGAAGCACTTCGATTCCATACTGTAGGTTATGGTTGTACATCCTGTATCGGAAACTCCGGACCATTACCCCCTGCTATTGCTACAGCCGTAGACAAGGGCGAGTTAGTAGTGGCTTCTGTACTTTCCGGAAACCGTAACTTCGAAGCAAGAGTTCACCCCCAAGTAAAAATGAACTTTTTGATGTCCCCTATGCTCGTTGTTGCATATGCACTAACCGGGCATGTTGATATAGACCTTACCACAGAACCTCTGCAATACGATCCTAATGGTGAGCCTGTCTACCTAAAAGACATCTGGCCTACCCGTGAAGAAATTCAGAAAACAATAAATGAATGCCTGAAACAGGGTGACTTTGAGGAAGTATATGATGTAATCTTTGATGGCTCTGAAGACTGGCAGAATCTGGAGGTAAATCTGGATCAGAATTTCGAATGGGATCAAAACTCTACTTACATTAAAGAAGCACCTTTCTTTGAAAATATTAGTGCAGATCCGGATCCGGTAACCGATATAAAGGATGCCCAGGTATTATTATATTTGGGTGATTCGGTAACGACAGACCACATCTCGCCTGCCGGCTCTTTTAAAGAAGATTCGGCAGCAGGTGCATATCTGAAAAACAATAATGTAAACAAAGAAGATTTCAATTCTTACGGATCCAGAAGAGGTAATCATGAAGTGATGATGCGCGGAACCTTTGCCAATGTAAGAATCAAAAATAAAATTGCCGGTAAAGAAGGTGGCTTTAGCCGCTACTTCCCTACCAATGAAGTAAAAACAGTATTCGATACTGCAATGTCTTATGAAAAGGATCATACGCCACTGATTATTCTCGCCGGGAAAGAATACGGCTCCGGATCTTCCCGCGACTGGGCAGCAAAAGGAACCTTTCTTTTAGGAGTACGCGCGGTAATCGCTGAGAGCTTCGAGCGTATCCACAGAAGTAATCTGGTTGGTATGGGCGTTGCCCCTCTTGTATTTACAGACGGACAAAATGCAGAATCTCTGGGTCTGGACGGCACTGAAACTTATAGTATTTCGGGGCTTGCAGAGAACCTTACCCCTCATAAAATATTAGAGGTAAAAGCCGTACATCCTTCCGGTAAGGAAACAAACTTTAAAGTAAAAGCCCGACTGGATTCTGCCATTGAAATTGAATACTACAGACATCAGGGTATTCTGCAGTATGTACTAAGAGAATATCTGAAGAACAACTAA
- the bla gene encoding class A beta-lactamase, producing the protein MAKKAILGIMALLMSLPFFSQVHENTVLKKTLESIISGKRATVGISIMGPDTKEVTRINGDQMLPMLSTVKFPLALTVLHEVEKGKLSMDQKLFIKKEELLEDTWSPFKEKYPQGNITITLEEALKWTVSYSDNNLTDILLRLIGGPETVQGFIDSSSFIIKNDEEGMHKDWDSQFINKITPNSAALLLQEFSNGKILNKAHTQWLYNAMLNNASGKKRLKGNLPAGVKIAHRTGTSFTNKEGMTGAINDYGIIELPGKKKIYIAVFVHNTYESFDESEKIISDIGRAAYDYYTKK; encoded by the coding sequence ATGGCTAAAAAAGCTATTTTGGGCATTATGGCATTATTGATGTCACTGCCTTTTTTCTCACAGGTTCATGAGAATACTGTACTTAAGAAAACTTTAGAATCTATTATTTCCGGAAAGAGAGCCACTGTTGGAATATCTATTATGGGTCCCGACACAAAAGAAGTTACCCGGATAAATGGAGATCAGATGTTGCCTATGCTGAGTACCGTAAAATTTCCCTTAGCTCTTACTGTTCTTCATGAAGTGGAAAAAGGGAAGCTTTCCATGGATCAGAAACTATTCATCAAAAAAGAAGAACTATTAGAAGATACCTGGAGTCCGTTTAAAGAGAAATACCCACAAGGCAATATTACAATAACTTTAGAAGAAGCTCTGAAATGGACGGTTTCTTATAGTGATAATAACCTTACCGATATCCTTTTAAGGTTAATTGGTGGCCCTGAAACTGTTCAGGGATTCATAGACAGCAGCAGCTTTATCATCAAAAATGATGAAGAAGGCATGCATAAAGATTGGGATTCCCAATTCATTAATAAGATCACACCTAATTCTGCGGCTCTGTTACTGCAAGAATTCAGCAATGGTAAAATACTAAACAAAGCCCATACACAATGGTTATACAATGCCATGCTGAACAATGCAAGCGGCAAAAAACGACTGAAAGGCAACCTTCCGGCAGGAGTAAAAATAGCCCACAGAACCGGAACTTCATTCACCAATAAAGAAGGAATGACCGGGGCTATTAACGACTACGGAATTATAGAATTACCCGGTAAAAAGAAAATTTACATTGCTGTTTTTGTCCACAATACCTATGAGAGCTTTGATGAATCTGAAAAGATTATTTCTGATATTGGCAGAGCGGCTTATGATTACTATACTAAAAAATAA